The uncultured Fusobacterium sp. genomic interval AAATTTACTTTACTTTTTAAATCTAATGTTGAACTAGGATTATCAATGTATAGAAGTTTTGGGTCAGTTATCATATGTTTTGCCATATTAACTTTTAATTGTTGTAAGGTATTTAATTTATTTATTTTTTTATCTCTTACTTCAAAAAGCCCCATATCTCTTAAAAGATCATCTACTTTTTCCCAATCACTTTCTCCCATTATTTTTCCTCTGTTTCTTGAAATCATTCCTATTGCAACTATCTCTCTAGCTGTTCCAGGAAATTCTTCTTTCGTTTGCATAATATTTTGTGGGATATAACTTACCTCATCCTTTCCAATATTATGATAAGCAATTTCACCTTCTATACCTGTTGTTATTAAACCTAACATACTTTTAATAAGGCTACTCTTTCCAGAACCAGGAACTCCTCCAATTGCTAGATAATCACCTCTTTCTACATTGAAAGATATGTTTTGCAAAACTGTTCTATTTTTGATATTCAAACCAAACTTATCTACAGTTAATATGATATCACTCATCTTTTAGCCCTCCTGTTCTTCTAATATAATTTTCTCTATATTCTATTATA includes:
- a CDS encoding ATP-binding cassette domain-containing protein; translated protein: MSDIILTVDKFGLNIKNRTVLQNISFNVERGDYLAIGGVPGSGKSSLIKSMLGLITTGIEGEIAYHNIGKDEVSYIPQNIMQTKEEFPGTAREIVAIGMISRNRGKIMGESDWEKVDDLLRDMGLFEVRDKKINKLNTLQQLKVNMAKHMITDPKLLYIDNPSSTLDLKSKVNFYETVKRICDNRQLTVIFITHNIKEISKFANKLLFLRKKEKDFYFGDCANFIKEKESKIK